One genomic region from Candidatus Omnitrophota bacterium encodes:
- a CDS encoding hydrogenase maturation nickel metallochaperone HypA: protein MHETRFINEIFIVLRDKLAKEKATQRVIVNVRLSPFSHVAAHSLQGSFKELIKGESFKNVRLKILPLEILLECKNCKRSTRITKRVFGCPFCHSADVNIQMDKEFFVESIEIKRKEKE from the coding sequence ATGCACGAGACAAGATTTATTAATGAAATATTTATTGTTTTAAGAGATAAACTGGCTAAAGAAAAAGCTACGCAACGGGTCATAGTTAATGTCCGGCTAAGTCCCTTTAGTCATGTCGCTGCTCATAGCTTGCAGGGATCTTTTAAGGAGTTAATAAAAGGGGAAAGCTTTAAGAATGTGCGCCTCAAAATTTTGCCCCTGGAGATCCTTTTAGAATGTAAAAATTGCAAGCGCAGCACCCGGATTACTAAAAGGGTGTTCGGTTGCCCTTTTTGTCATAGCGCGGATGTTAATATTCAAATGGATAAGGAATTTTTTGTTGAATCCATAGAAATTAAGCGTAAAGAGAAGGAGTAA
- the trxA gene encoding thioredoxin, whose protein sequence is MGININESNFKQEVLEESLPVLVDFWAVWCGPCLRFAPVIEQIAQEYKGKLKVCKLNVDEAPQAAASYEVMSIPTIAIFKNGKVVDKFVGALPKAELAAVIKPYI, encoded by the coding sequence ATGGGAATTAATATAAATGAAAGTAATTTCAAGCAAGAGGTATTGGAAGAAAGTCTGCCTGTTTTAGTGGATTTCTGGGCTGTATGGTGCGGCCCTTGCCTTAGGTTTGCTCCGGTAATCGAACAGATTGCTCAAGAGTATAAGGGGAAATTAAAAGTCTGCAAATTAAACGTGGATGAGGCTCCTCAGGCAGCTGCCAGTTACGAAGTTATGAGCATACCGACAATAGCGATTTTTAAGAATGGAAAAGTTGTGGACAAATTCGTTGGCGCGCTCCCTAAGGCAGAGCTTGCAGCCGTTATTAAGCCCTATATTTGA
- a CDS encoding DnaJ domain-containing protein — protein MTNFKQIDEARKILGLEEEASLEEIKEAFRQLALKYHPDRCKEKDKKHCEEVFKKINHARDVIGSYCANYRYSFKEKEVKKNTMSKEEYEHLKRFYDGWFGDLDL, from the coding sequence ATGACGAATTTTAAACAAATTGATGAAGCAAGAAAGATATTGGGATTAGAAGAAGAGGCTAGCCTAGAAGAGATTAAGGAAGCCTTTAGGCAGTTGGCCCTTAAGTACCATCCGGATAGATGTAAGGAGAAGGATAAGAAGCATTGCGAAGAGGTGTTTAAGAAGATAAATCACGCCAGAGATGTTATCGGAAGCTATTGCGCAAATTACCGGTATTCTTTTAAAGAGAAAGAAGTCAAGAAAAATACCATGTCAAAAGAGGAATACGAGCATCTTAAAAGGTTTTATGACGGCTGGTTCGGGGATTTAGATTTATGA